The Emys orbicularis isolate rEmyOrb1 chromosome 4, rEmyOrb1.hap1, whole genome shotgun sequence genomic sequence GCTGAATTACACCCCAGTAGCGGGGGGGGAAGTATAAAGAGAAATCTGTCTGGTGCCAGCTTCAGTCTCACTGCTGGAACTCATGAGAAGGAAGGGACAAGATTGCAACAAAAAGTCTTGAATCATTTCCTGGAGACGCAGGTATTGtagaataattttaaatattgccTTTTTCATTGAACATGGTGTTTGACTGGTAACTGTTGCCCCGGCTTTGTTTTCAGTATCTATTTCCCCTTAGTAGTCTATTTTAGTTTAAAGGGCATTGACCATTTTGAATAATGTTTTTATATAGGAAATATTTTATTGGCTTATTCTTATAAAAATTAGGGCCTGGTCATGCTTGGGTGGTAAGTACTCTCAGTTCTCACTGACTTTAACACAAGGTGAGGAAATTCAAGCACTTTTTGACTGGGCCTTTAAAAGCAGACCTAAgataagaaaaatatatatatatccactTTCTTGTGGGAGGGTAATAACGCCTTTCACCAAAGAGAGGCAAACCAGGTCTGCACTTCTTGGAAGTTCAAAAACACATCCAGCAATTAAGAGATGTGTATTTATCTTTCTAATAATGGTAAAATAACTGCTTTGTCTCATTATTTTCTTTACCAATAATTTGTATAGTGCACTTTGATGGAAAGGAACCTGGGTTGTGTAGGTAAAGCAATGCCAAAGATTAAATATCAATAACTGGACCCAGTCATCTGGCTACAGCTCCCCCTGCCCTCttgtaattataaaatattactttttgTTAATGTAGTGGGAGTCTCCAAATAAGAAGGTCCTAAATATATCTTTATTGAGAAACAAGAATCATTAGAAGTATTCCTGGACATAAAGAACACCACCCCGGCGTATGGTTTTTATGAGATGTTCGGTACACTCATCTGTGTGCTGCAAGGTACCTGCTTCTAAATGGCCAATGACCCAAACACACAAGAGGTGTGTATATGCAAACttttgaagtatttttcaaaTGCCATTTTTTTGCAAGTTCTGGTTTTTACTTTTTTGCAATCTGTTGAATTAATTGAAAATCACTGTTACAAAACCTATTGCCCCTGGGGATCTGAACACCCTCAGCGGCTTGTGTGCTATCTCTGCTGTAGTTGCTCCATCTCCGGAATTAACCTTTTCTAAATTGACGTTGCTGGAGATAGGCACACAGGCAGATGTATTAAAATAGCGCATTTCATGCTGAAACTGGACTGGGAGTATTGGAACAatctggggatttttttttctgattacaGTTTTTATGTCTCAGTGAAACTGTGACCAGAAAGCAGGCTTTCATTGTGATGATTTTACAGAGAGTGCATTCTTCTCATATCTGCTCTGGAACTTTTTACCTTACTCATCAGACACTACATCTTAATCCATAAATACAATCAATTTCAGACAGTGTCTTACAAGTTTTCAGATCTTACAGAATCTAATTGATcacccacttctgaaaatgtttcgTTATGGAGAGAGGGCTTACATGGATGCAAAATCTTTGGCAGCTGTGCAAACGAACTTGCTATCGGCTTGAATGAAAACACTCCTTTGTGCAGAAATTCCTGTCAGGATGTTTCAGCATGGTCTGGAGGAATGAGCGAAGGTGTAGGAGTTGGAAGGTTTCCCTGCCTCTATCCCAGGCTCACTTTATAGCTATGGACAAGTCATTTCAGCcctctgcttcagttccccatatgtaaaataagGACAATAATATTTACCTGCCTCTTTTTGGGGGTGTTATGTGAATTTAGcttgtaaagtgctatataaatgctacttattattgataattaaataaactaattcAGTGCATAAGCATTGTACTGATTGGCACTCTGTAAAGACCTACATATAGATAGCATTCATTAATTTTGCCAGTTGGTATTGTGACCCGCAAAAATTAATTCTAACACTTGTTCACTAAGAAAAAGCCTCAGACCACCAACCCTTTTCACATAGGCTGTTGAACAGCCATCAAAGTAGCACATGGAGCACAAGCTTGTGACTGAGCTTTGTATGTTTGCTTTTGCAGGATGGTCCTTGGTGCTCTTTCCCTCACAACTTGGACATGGCTAGTGATACCTGAGCCCATTATTTGATGAGGATCTTTAAGAAGGTCAAAATCTGTCCTAACTCTCTGTATGTAATGACACCTCTGACGATCTGAATCCGGGTTTGAATCCAGAACCTTCAGTACCACAACGCAAGCTTTTAAAagctgagctaaaggagtaacttcACTAACTGGTAGCATTAGTAGGTTGTTTTCTTATATTGGACCAAATGTTAGAGGGCATTAAAGACACACACTTTGCAAGTACATTATATGACTTGAAAGTCCCCGGTTTCTAATGTACATACCATTTCTAATGCACAATGTCTTTGCTTTGCAGAATATACAGAATATActaacaaataaatttgttagtctctaaggtgccacaagtactcctgttctttatacagATCCAGTTACCCTCatccatttgcaggatcagtTATGGGAGCCTGGTTCATCTTTGACATGGTTGGCTTAATTTTATTGGACATGGTGGGGATCCCAGGGAACCTAGTCATCCTCTATGCCTTCACCCACATGTTAATGTGCCATGGAAAAGTCACGCCCTCTGAAATTATACTGAGCAACCTCGCACTCTCCAACCTCCTGGTTAtcctgacccaggggatccccgTCACCCTCAAAACCTTTAGGCTTCAGAACACGTACAATGACCTGGTCTGCAAAATTACCCTCCATATTTACTGTGTGGGCAGAGCCATGACCATCTGCATCACCTCCCTGCTGGGCTGTTTCCAGTGTATCCTCATTGTCCCATCTCCTTGCAAATGGTTGCGCTTGAGAGAGAACCTGCTGAAAAATCTCTCCTCAGTTATGATTTCCATGTGGTGCTTCAACCTTTTTGTGTGCAGTACCCACCTGGCTTATTCCTCCTCCCAGGCTGCTGCAAACTCCTCCATCATCAAAAGCCACACAGTGGTGTACAACTTCTGCTACATGGTGTTCCCCAACCACCTTTTGTACTTAGGAAACGGGGCGGTGTCTGTCATTCGGGACTTGTTCTTCCTGGGAGTCATGACTCTTTCCAGCTGCTACCTTCTCTCCATGTTTTATCAGCACGGGAAGCAGGCAAAACATCTGTTGGGGCTGCACACAAAGCACGCGGAGATCCAGGCAGCCAAAGCCGTGGTGGCCCTGTTAATCATGTACCTTCTCTGTTTTGGGCTGGACAGCCTCTTCTGGATCTCTACCCTCTGTATGTATCCTGTCTCACTGAGCCTCATTGATGCCCGGATGTTCCTTGATTCCTGCTACTCGGCCATCAGCCCACTGCTGATTATCCTGACCAACAAGAAGGTACAGACAGCTTTGAAATGTGCAACCAAGAGGAGACAGTTACCAGGTGCAAACAGCATCTCAAAGTATATCCAATAAGAAACAAATGGGCCAGGTAGCAACTTTCAGGCTTAAGGCTTATTcagctttgtttttaatattgcaATTATTATtgtttcaacacacacacacacacacacacacacacacacacacacacacacacacacacaccaattcaTAAAGTATCtcagaacaacaaaacaaaaaacaacaaaagtaaATTCTCCATGAGACAGTGTGAAAACACAGGGTACAAAAATCTGTATTTGACTGTACACCCAGGCAGTaacaagagaggaaggatggtcttgtgattaaagcaTGACTCAGGAAACCTGTTTGATTCCCACTTTAGCCATAGACTTCCAGTGTGAGTAGAGAAAGAAATTAGTTTCCTCCCATCTAAATAATTAACAACGTTTCAGTAAATATACCTGAAAACTGGGGTACATTTTCTGAAATAGTCAAATTGGAAAGTGATGCATGGCAATAACTTTGTTGTAAAGTAACTTCCAGACTTATTAGATTGTTCCTTGATGCTCTGTAAATGTGCATTTTACCTTCATATTACATGTCTAAACCCTGGAGACGGTGTCACAAGCTTAATAGGCATATTTAAATTCAATATATGTCACTTATGCATTTTGATGTCTATCAAACAAAAGATGAAAGCCACATCAGAGCCAAAACCAGTGGTAGACTTTGAACATATACAGCATTGCAATATTTAATGTCTACAACACAAATCTCATGTTCAGAACGTAAAAACTAGGTTTTATCCCAGGGTTCTGTGGCCTTggtttcagaagtgctgagtatctgcagctctcattgagtaCAGGTGGATATGTGGATTCTCAACACAATGCAAATCAGTCTTTGGCAGGCTGCATGTCAAAACTGTGACCTAACTATGACATATGCCTATTTAAAATGTGTGAAAAATTCCCCAGCAACTTTTACAGCATGTTAACCAATAGGCTGCAGAACGCAAGTGAACTAGTTAACCAATCAACTTTAAGCTGAGACACTATTAATAATGCAATTTCATCACCTAACACTGAGCTGTAAGGGATTGCTCCAGTAGCTTGTTAACATAGTATGTTTCAAAGTTATTTCAAATTTGTGCAGGAAGTTTGTGCTAGTTTAAATGTTATAAAAatcattctgaaaaataaaaatcaaatgacAACTCTCTCTGAAAAATGCCACTGTTTTCCATTTGCTTGAATGACTAAGACAAGAATTTTTTCAAGCTGATGTAGTTGTTAACAATGCTGTCCATGCTTGACACTGAAGATCATTTCACTTGTGGATCAAGTCAGACATCACGTAAAATTATTTGAATTTCCATCAGGGGGAAAGATTCTGTTCTATTAAAATTTAATAAACAACCCCCTTGTCTGTTCTTCTGTTACCCAATACCACTTACATTCAACGCAAAAGATTTGAGCTCCTCTCACCTTCCTGatgatagacacacacacacacatctacacAATTCTTCTCTGAGTAGCTGTGACTAATTGCCTTGCATCTCAGTGCCACCGTGGTTATTACTAACCTCCCTCATTAATTTCATAGGGCAATATTTGAAGGCTGCTAATAGTGTCTCTCTATACTTGTCCTGATCATGCTCATTGCTCAAATGAAGGTGCTAATTTAAACTTTGAAAAATGGAGTTTCTTGCCACCTTGCGGTGCAGTACCTCCTACACCATTCTGTTAGGGTTATGGCCAAGAATAAACACCATTGCCCCTAATCTAAGGCATATTCTCTAGGAGCATCTGCTCACATACTATTGTTCTACAGCAAGAACAGAGCCTTAATTGCATGTCCTATATTTTAAAGGTGAAATCTAAAGTCCCCTAGGGAAAGGCCATCATAAAATACCTTATGTATAAGTGCCACTTATATGAAAAAAGTTTATTGTATGAATCTTGCATTCCAAAATCTGTCAGAAGATTATTCCGGGTaggttttatttatatggctagaAAATAATTTGTAGGAGTTGGATCAAACTTTAGAAAATAAACATTGACACTTCGAGAAATTTTCTGTCTATGGCATATTCATAAACCTGTAGAAATATCTACAGTGTGATGGCTGGATCTAGAATTTAAACTATTTCTCAGTGCCTCCCATTCTGACTGCATTTCACTAGGTCTGGTATCTCACTTACTAATAAGGGGGCTTTTTAAGCATAGACAGCTAAGCAAGACCGACTATTAAATCAGAGAGACACAATACATCTTCTGCTCCTTGTCTGCCAAGTGTATAAATATTCAAAGACCTGGAATTGATAAAGTTCATTAGAAAAGATTAATGGTTCACTTGGGAACAATTCCAGAAGGGAACTGAGTTGAATGTGTAGGTCAGGGAGTTATGAAAGAATAAGAAATATAATTAGACTATTTTCTTAATATATCATTAAAAATCAGATACTAATAGATTGTTATGGGCCTCACTGAAGTTGCTTTGGGTTTTAGAAATTGGAAGGATAGTCTGTTGTGGTGAAAATtgccttcctttcccccacatgCATCTCACTGGAACAATCCTCGTTTGAACTCATCGGTATCTGAGGCATGTAAAATGAACAGTACATTTTGCAGTGTAGAAGGATCTTCACTGAAGGTTCATCCAACTCACTTTTTTTGGTGGGCCCTAGCTGAATCCAGTCACAACCCCATCAGAGAACTGGAGGATAGCAGACTGAGGTGAGAGAGAACTAGTGAGAAGTGTTATGGGCAAAATAGCATTGATCACAGTGACTGCCAAGAGTATTGTCCTTGCTTTTCTCGTATTTGATGGGGTCAATAGCCTGAAAGAAATCTCTCCTGAACCcccttttctggccttcaaactaCACCCCAGCCTCACCAAGCTCAACTCCAGAAGCAAACTCCCCATAGACCAGGACCCACCTACTCAAAGAGGCGCCAGACCctaccagaacaacagatgcaaaacctgtagccacatctccactgctatggTGATCaatatccaccccccccccccgccaacacgCCTTTCAAGAtccaacatgtggtgtacctcatccagtgcactaaatgaccCAATAATGACAACGCAGGTGAAACCAGACAACCACTATGCTCTCTAATGAACTCACACTGGAAATTAATAAAAGACAAAAGCACCATCTCCACCCATGGGCAAAAACTTTTCACATAATGATCACTCTATGGCTGacttatcagtcctcatcctcaaaggaaacatgcacaacagtttcaaaagatgagtctgagagcttaaattcataactttgttaaacactaaaaatcatggtcttaataatgacattggatttatggcttattacaataatctgtaacccattaaccCTCCCTTTTCTGTCCTACAATTGCAGAGATGtaaacaggccacttcaccttgaatggtctcttacaacatGACTTAaataactgcttatgctaaacaatctgttccaccttgtatttagctgtgacactcaggacttttctcagacctgaagaagagctcagtgtatgctcaaaagcttgtctgtctcaccaacagaagttggtccaataaaagatattacctcacccaccttgtctctctactaagACTAAATTGTGCTTTAGGCATAGCCCTGAGCACTGAATGGAACATGAGCCGTGCTGTTCCAGGGGCAGCCTGGAAGGCAGTGTGactccaagtatcagaggggtagctgtgttagtctgtatctccaaaaacaacgaggagtccagtggcaccttaaagattaacagatgtatttgggcataagctttcatgggtaaaaaacccacttcttcagatgcatggagtgaaaattacagatgcaggcataaatatactgacacatgaagagaagggtgTTGCCTTACGAGTGGAGAAACAGTGTTGAtggggccaattcaatcagggtggatgtggtccactcccaataattgttgaggaggtgtcaataccaagagaggggaaattgcttttgtaatgagccagccactcccagtccctattcaagcccaaattaatggtgttacatttgcaaatgaattgtagctctgcagtttctctttgaagtctgtttttgaagtttttttgttgcaggatggctacttttaaatctgttatggaatgtccagggagattgaagtgttcttctactggcttttgtatgttgccattcctgatgtccaatttgtgtccatttattcttttacatagagactgtccagtttggccaaagtacatggcagaggggcattgctggcacatgatggcatatatcacattagtagatgtgcaggtgaatgagcccctgatggtgtggctgatgtggttgggtcctctgatggtgtcgctagagtagatatggggacagagtaggcaacggggtttgttacaggtattggtttctgggttagtgtttctgtggtgtggtgtgtagtagctggtgagtatttgcttcaggttggagggctgtctgtaagcgaggtcTGGCCTGCCTCCcgaggtctgtgagagtgagggatcattttccaggataggttgtagatcattgatgatgtgctggagaggttttagctgggggctgtatgtgatggccagtggtgttctgttattttccttgttgggcctgtcctgtagtagtagatgacttctgggtacctgtctcgctctgtcaatctgtttcctcacttccccaggtgggtattgtagttttaagaaggcttgataaagatcttgtaggtgtttgtctctgtctgagggattggagcaaatgcagttgtatcttagggcttggctgtagacaatggatcgtgtgatgtgtcctgtatggaagctggaggcatgtaggtaagtatagcagtcagttgGTTTCTGGTATAGGTTTCTGGTATGTTACCATCACTTATTTtccactgtagtgtccaggaagtggatctcttgtgtggattggtccagactgaggttgatggtggggtggaagttgttgaaatccaggtggaattcttcaagggcctccttcccgtgggtccatatgatgaaaatgtcatcaatgtagcgcaagtagaggaggggcgctaggggacgaaagctgaggaagcgttgttctaagtcagccataaaaatgttggcatactgtggggccatgcgggtacccataacAGTGCCGaagacttgaaggtataagttgtccccaaatctgaaatggttgtgggtgaggacaaagtcacaaagttcagccaccagctGCGCCATGGcgtcatcagggatactgttcctgacagcttgtagtccattctcatgtggaatattggtgtaaagagtttctacatccatggtggccaggatggtgttttcaggaagatcaccaatgcattgtagtttcctcaggaagtcggtggtgtctcgaagatagctaggaatGCTCGTAGCATAGGGtgtgaggagagagtccaaaaagccagataatcctgctataagagtgccaatgcctgagatgatggggcgtccagggtttccaggtttatggatcttgggtagcagatagaatacctctggtcagggctctaggggtgtgtctgtgtagatttgttcctgtgttatagCAGATATAGATATAGCAGACTCCAGAGTTGCCTCTGGGAGGAACAGTTCCCTCCTTTGCTTCCCCTTGATCCTGGAGCACTAGCAATTTTCTAGCAATAGTAATTAATTCATAAACATCATGAGTATATATTTGACTTTTACATTATCACTCACAATTAGCTGTGGGCTCCTGGGGGGACTCTGCTGTATTTCACACTCTGCAAAGGATTTGCAAATGTGATTGAACCTTGCAGGGATCAGATTTCCCAGAAGATTCCGTATGTGGATCCACTGGGCACTGAAGTAGATAATCCTGCTGCTTACAATACATCCAAATACAGTTCTCAGAGGCACACGGTGTCTTTATCAATATCCCCCTCTGATGCATGTCTGACTTTAAAGGGAAAACTCTGCTGCAACAGGAGATGGGTGTAGATGACTCCATCAGCAGGATGGACCCCAATGAAGTATTACGGTCTCCATACTGCTTAGGGGGCCCTTTGCTTCAATGGGAAGTGTGGTCTTTCAGAAGCTGTGTAACATCTAAGGGCTTTTACCACCCGTAACAAATacatgatctcaaagcacttttcacaaCTGTCATGGCAATATCCAATGTGCCTTAGCTGACATCTACCTCTGGATGTTACATTCTGCCTCTCAATTCCTCCTGCAGTTTTCCATATATGGATTCTTCTCTTCTTTTAAGCTCTTGTGCATTGTTGTTATTGCTGACAGATACATATTTTGGGCCTTGAATTTGAACAGCAACTCAACCTGACCCTAACATTTTGCATTTGCAACTCTTTACTtcaatttccccatgtgtaaaatgggtacAGTAATACCTACCACCCTGCCTCTTAGTTCTGGGGGAAGGATTAACTGCTTAACAGCACCTTGAGAATTACAGGGACAGATATTAAGCTTGAGAAAATCAGTGTGGatacacaccagctgaggatctgatcacATAATGTAGTGTATAGATGCTTCTATGTATATAAATAAAGCTTTTAGTCCCTCTAAAGCATGGCTAGTAACTGGACACATTCCTAGTTATTACAAACTATTTTGTTGATCTCTGAGAATAAGGAGATATGTATAATTGCTATGTAAGTTTCACTATTAGAAAAAGCCAACCactaaggaaaataaaaaacactTACAAAATTTTATTCTGCAAGGAGcacataattaaattaaatttagctCAGAGGAATTGATCCAAACATTTAAATCCCTCTGCCAACTCCTTAGAAATCCCATATGTGCTGCTTTTAAAggtccatatttaaaaaaaaaaatgttttgccttAATCAAAATGATCCTTTCATTGGTTGTACTACACTGCTCTCTGCTGGCACCATGCTGGGATTTTCTGTAATATTACAGCTAAATAATGATAATGACCTATGCCTTGATCCCACCAACTCTCACCAGCCCGGCAGGATGTGCTGGTTGGTAGTCAGATGTGTAGATACAGTAGAGTACTGCAGGAAGAGTTATTACTTGTTTCAGAGTCAGGCTCCCAAAAGTGctgagctttttaaaaagaataaatttgtgggttctttttatttcccttctgtttTTTAAGCATTTGGGTGGCCACATATTCAAGCTCTTTGCTGCAAGCAGAAGGGCTAGAAATGTCCTCTGTTTCTATGAAAGTGGAGATGCTCACTCAGCGCGATTCCAAATATTGTATCACTCATGATAAAATCAGGGTTGGCAACAACGTTGGTGATTCTTCTGTCTGAGTTAGCACCAAAGCAACCCCCCAGCCTAATGTTAAGGGCACTGTCTGTCCACACTCTTTATCTGATTCAAGGTGCCTTCATCTTAGCAGGTCGAGGCCATTCTCTTGTTGTTGGGGGTGCTGTTtatcagctgcagcagcagcatcgtTAGGGCAAATCCCAAAGCGATGTAGCCTCCTTGCAGATGGAGCATGTCCCAGGAGATTGATATCTAGCTAGGTCCTTGAGACAGTCTGGCTGGATGTTCACTCTATGTCTGTCATTGGCAATTTTATCACAGCACCATCTGATCACTGACTGTATAGCGACATTCTTTGCTAAACATGCTTTACTATAATTTTGTTGGTCTTCCTCCTAACAGTAAAC encodes the following:
- the LOC135877017 gene encoding olfactory receptor class A-like protein 1, translated to MGAWFIFDMVGLILLDMVGIPGNLVILYAFTHMLMCHGKVTPSEIILSNLALSNLLVILTQGIPVTLKTFRLQNTYNDLVCKITLHIYCVGRAMTICITSLLGCFQCILIVPSPCKWLRLRENLLKNLSSVMISMWCFNLFVCSTHLAYSSSQAAANSSIIKSHTVVYNFCYMVFPNHLLYLGNGAVSVIRDLFFLGVMTLSSCYLLSMFYQHGKQAKHLLGLHTKHAEIQAAKAVVALLIMYLLCFGLDSLFWISTLCMYPVSLSLIDARMFLDSCYSAISPLLIILTNKKVQTALKCATKRRQLPGANSISKYIQ